A DNA window from Hydrogenophaga taeniospiralis contains the following coding sequences:
- the fusA gene encoding elongation factor G, with protein sequence MARNTPLERYRNIGISAHIDAGKTTTTERILFYTGVNHKIGEVHDGAATMDWMEQEQERGITITSAATTCFWKGMDNSFPEHRFNIIDTPGHVDFTIEVERSMRVLDGACMVYCAVGGVQPQSETVWRQANKYKVPRLAFVNKMDRTGANFFKVVDQMKLRLKANPVPIVIPIGAEEKFTGVVDLRKMKAIIWDEASQGMKFTFEEIPASLLEQAKEWREKMVEAAAEATEELMNKYLEEGDLSEAEITAGLRARTLACEIQPMLCGTAFKNKGVQRMLDAVVELLPSPVDIPPVTGTDEDEAPTSRKADDEEKLSALAFKLMTDPFVGQLTFVRVYSGVLKKGDTVYNAVKGKKERIGRIVQMHANNRQEVEEIRAGDIAACVGLKDVTTGETLCDPSAIITLERMVFPEPVIAQAVEPKTKTDQEKMGIALSRLAAEDPSFRVRTDEESGQTIIAGMGELHLEIIVDRMKREFGVEANVGKPQVAYRETIRGTVEEAEGKFVRQSGGKGQYGHVVLKIEPQEAGKGFEFVDAIKGGVVPREYIPAVEKGVIEALGQGVLAGYPVVDVKVTLHFGSYHDVDSNELAFKMAAIFGFKEGCRKAQPVILEPMMAVEVETPEDYAGTVMGDLSSRRGMVQGMEDMVGGGKAIKAEVPLSEMFGYSTSLRSATQGRATYTMEFKHYSEAPRNVAEAIVAARSK encoded by the coding sequence ATGGCACGCAATACGCCCCTTGAGCGTTACCGCAACATCGGTATCTCGGCGCACATCGACGCTGGCAAGACCACCACCACCGAGCGCATCCTGTTCTACACGGGTGTGAACCACAAAATCGGTGAAGTGCACGACGGTGCCGCCACCATGGACTGGATGGAGCAGGAGCAGGAGCGTGGCATCACGATCACGTCCGCTGCCACCACCTGCTTCTGGAAAGGCATGGACAACTCCTTCCCGGAGCACCGTTTCAACATCATCGACACCCCCGGCCACGTGGACTTCACCATCGAGGTGGAGCGTTCCATGCGCGTGCTCGACGGCGCCTGCATGGTGTACTGCGCCGTGGGTGGCGTGCAGCCCCAGTCGGAAACCGTCTGGCGCCAGGCCAACAAGTACAAGGTGCCGCGTCTGGCCTTCGTGAACAAGATGGACCGCACCGGTGCCAACTTCTTCAAGGTCGTTGACCAGATGAAGCTGCGCCTCAAGGCAAACCCGGTGCCCATCGTGATCCCGATCGGCGCCGAGGAGAAATTCACCGGCGTGGTCGACCTGCGCAAGATGAAAGCCATCATCTGGGACGAGGCCTCCCAGGGCATGAAGTTCACCTTCGAGGAAATTCCGGCCAGCCTGCTGGAGCAGGCCAAGGAGTGGCGCGAAAAGATGGTGGAAGCCGCTGCTGAAGCCACCGAAGAGCTGATGAACAAGTACCTCGAAGAAGGGGATCTCAGCGAGGCGGAAATCACCGCCGGTCTGCGTGCGCGTACCCTGGCTTGTGAAATCCAGCCCATGCTGTGCGGCACCGCCTTCAAGAACAAGGGTGTGCAGCGCATGCTCGACGCCGTGGTCGAGCTGCTGCCCTCGCCGGTGGACATTCCTCCCGTGACCGGTACCGACGAAGACGAAGCGCCGACGTCCCGCAAGGCGGACGACGAAGAAAAGCTGTCTGCGCTGGCGTTCAAGCTGATGACCGACCCGTTCGTGGGTCAGCTGACCTTCGTGCGTGTGTACTCCGGCGTGCTCAAGAAGGGCGACACCGTGTACAACGCGGTCAAGGGCAAGAAAGAGCGCATCGGCCGTATCGTGCAGATGCACGCCAACAACCGCCAGGAAGTGGAAGAGATCCGCGCTGGCGACATCGCTGCCTGCGTGGGCCTGAAGGACGTGACCACGGGTGAAACCCTGTGCGACCCGTCCGCCATCATCACGCTGGAACGCATGGTGTTCCCGGAGCCGGTGATTGCCCAGGCCGTCGAGCCCAAGACCAAGACCGACCAGGAAAAGATGGGCATCGCCCTCAGCCGCCTGGCCGCCGAAGATCCGTCGTTCCGCGTGCGCACCGACGAAGAATCCGGTCAGACCATCATCGCCGGCATGGGCGAGCTGCACCTGGAAATCATTGTCGATCGCATGAAGCGCGAGTTTGGCGTGGAAGCCAACGTCGGCAAGCCGCAGGTGGCCTACCGCGAAACCATTCGCGGCACCGTCGAAGAAGCCGAAGGCAAGTTCGTTCGCCAGTCGGGTGGTAAGGGCCAGTACGGCCACGTCGTGCTCAAGATCGAGCCGCAGGAAGCCGGCAAGGGCTTTGAGTTTGTCGACGCCATCAAGGGCGGCGTGGTGCCGCGCGAGTACATTCCCGCGGTCGAAAAGGGTGTGATCGAAGCCCTGGGTCAGGGTGTGCTGGCCGGTTACCCGGTGGTGGACGTCAAGGTCACGCTGCACTTCGGTTCGTACCACGACGTGGACTCGAACGAACTGGCGTTCAAGATGGCCGCGATCTTTGGCTTCAAGGAAGGCTGCCGCAAGGCCCAGCCGGTCATTCTGGAACCCATGATGGCCGTGGAAGTGGAAACGCCGGAGGACTACGCCGGTACCGTGATGGGCGACCTTTCCAGCCGCCGTGGCATGGTGCAGGGCATGGAAGACATGGTGGGTGGCGGCAAGGCCATCAAGGCCGAAGTGCCGCTGTCTGAAATGTTCGGCTATTCGACCTCGCTGCGCTCCGCCACCCAGGGCCGTGCCACCTACACGATGGAATTCAAGCACTACTCCGAGGCGCCGCGCAACGTTGCCGAGGCCATCGTCGCAGCGCGTTCCAAGTAA
- the tuf gene encoding elongation factor Tu, with product MAKEKFERTKPHVNVGTIGHVDHGKTTLTAAITTVLAAKFGGSAKAYDQIDAAPEEKARGITINTAHVEYETANRHYAHVDCPGHADYVKNMITGAAQMDGAVLVCSAADGPMPQTREHILLARQVGVPYIIVFLNKCDMVDDAELLELVEMEVRELLDKYDFPGDATPIIHGSAKLALEGDKGPLGEEAIMKLADALDTYIPTPERAVDGAFLMPVEDVFSISGRGTVVTGRIERGIIKVGEEIEIVGISTTQKTTCTGVEMFRKLLDQGQAGDNVGILLRGTKREDVQRGQVLCKPGSIKPHTHFTGEVYVLSKDEGGRHTPFFNNYRPQFYFRTTDVTGSIELPEGKEMVMPGDNVSITVKLIAPIAMEEGLRFAIREGGRTVGAGVVAKIIE from the coding sequence ATGGCAAAAGAGAAATTTGAGCGGACCAAGCCGCACGTGAACGTGGGCACCATTGGTCACGTTGACCACGGCAAGACCACGCTGACGGCGGCCATCACCACCGTGCTGGCGGCCAAGTTCGGCGGTTCGGCCAAGGCCTACGACCAGATCGACGCGGCGCCCGAGGAAAAAGCGCGCGGCATCACCATCAACACCGCCCACGTGGAATACGAAACGGCCAACCGCCACTACGCCCACGTCGACTGCCCCGGCCACGCCGACTACGTCAAGAACATGATCACCGGTGCCGCCCAGATGGACGGCGCCGTGCTGGTGTGCTCCGCCGCCGACGGCCCCATGCCCCAGACCCGCGAACACATCCTGCTGGCCCGCCAGGTCGGCGTGCCTTACATCATCGTGTTCCTGAACAAGTGCGACATGGTCGACGACGCCGAGCTGCTCGAACTCGTTGAAATGGAAGTGCGCGAACTCCTGGACAAGTACGACTTCCCCGGCGACGCCACCCCCATCATCCATGGTTCGGCCAAGCTCGCCCTCGAAGGCGACAAGGGTCCTCTGGGTGAAGAAGCCATCATGAAGCTGGCCGACGCCCTGGACACCTACATCCCCACGCCCGAGCGCGCGGTGGACGGTGCCTTCCTGATGCCCGTGGAAGACGTGTTCTCCATCTCCGGCCGCGGCACCGTCGTGACCGGTCGTATCGAGCGCGGCATCATCAAGGTCGGTGAAGAAATCGAAATCGTCGGCATCTCCACCACCCAGAAGACCACCTGCACCGGCGTGGAAATGTTCCGCAAGCTGCTCGACCAGGGTCAGGCCGGCGACAACGTCGGTATCCTGCTGCGCGGCACCAAGCGCGAAGATGTGCAGCGCGGCCAAGTGCTGTGCAAGCCCGGCTCCATCAAGCCGCACACCCACTTCACCGGTGAGGTCTACGTGCTGTCCAAGGACGAAGGCGGCCGTCACACCCCGTTCTTCAACAACTACCGCCCGCAGTTCTATTTCCGCACCACCGACGTGACCGGCTCCATCGAGCTGCCCGAAGGCAAGGAAATGGTCATGCCGGGTGACAACGTGTCGATCACGGTCAAGCTGATTGCCCCGATCGCCATGGAAGAAGGTCTGCGCTTCGCCATCCGTGAAGGCGGTCGCACCGTCGGCGCCGGCGTCGTCGCCAAGATCATCGAGTAA
- the rpsJ gene encoding 30S ribosomal protein S10, with protein sequence MSSKQKIRIRLKAFDYKLIDTSAAEIVDTAKRTGAIVKGPVPLPTRMKRFDILRSPHVNKTSRDQLEIRTHQRLMDIVDPTDKTVDALMKLDLPAGVDVEIKLQ encoded by the coding sequence ATGTCTTCCAAGCAAAAAATCCGCATCCGCCTCAAGGCCTTCGATTACAAGCTGATCGACACGTCGGCCGCCGAGATCGTTGACACCGCCAAGCGCACCGGCGCCATCGTCAAGGGTCCCGTGCCCCTGCCGACGCGCATGAAGCGTTTCGACATCCTGCGTTCGCCGCACGTCAACAAGACCAGCCGCGACCAGCTCGAAATCCGCACCCACCAGCGTCTGATGGACATCGTGGACCCGACCGACAAGACGGTTGATGCCCTGATGAAGCTCGACCTGCCGGCCGGCGTGGACGTCGAAATCAAGCTGCAATAA
- the rplC gene encoding 50S ribosomal protein L3: MSLSNSLGLLGRKVGMMRLFTDDGDAVPVTVVDVSNNRVTQVKTQANDGYDALQVTFGVRRASRVTKPEAGHLAKAGVEAGEIIQEFRVASDVAAQYQPGAVVAANAIFAAGQKVDVQGTSIGKGFAGTIKRHNFKSQRASHGNSRSHNVPGSISMAQDPGRVFPGKKMTGHMGDQTKTIQNLDIFRVDEARQLLMIRGAVPGSNGGFLTVRPAVKAKVNKGAN; encoded by the coding sequence ATGAGTCTTAGCAACTCCCTCGGGTTGTTGGGTCGCAAGGTGGGCATGATGCGTCTGTTCACCGATGACGGGGATGCAGTTCCTGTCACGGTGGTCGATGTGTCCAACAACCGTGTGACACAAGTCAAAACTCAAGCCAACGATGGCTACGATGCACTGCAGGTCACCTTTGGTGTTCGCCGTGCTTCCCGCGTCACCAAGCCCGAAGCGGGCCACCTGGCGAAAGCCGGTGTTGAGGCGGGTGAGATCATCCAGGAATTCCGCGTCGCCTCCGACGTCGCTGCCCAGTACCAGCCCGGTGCCGTGGTGGCCGCCAATGCGATCTTCGCAGCGGGCCAGAAGGTGGACGTGCAAGGCACTTCGATCGGTAAAGGCTTTGCCGGCACCATCAAGCGCCACAACTTCAAATCCCAGCGCGCTTCGCACGGCAACAGCCGTTCGCACAACGTGCCGGGTTCGATCTCCATGGCCCAGGATCCGGGCCGTGTGTTTCCGGGCAAGAAAATGACCGGCCACATGGGCGATCAGACCAAAACCATCCAGAACCTGGACATCTTCCGTGTTGACGAAGCCCGTCAACTGCTGATGATCCGTGGCGCTGTGCCGGGCTCCAACGGCGGTTTCCTGACCGTTCGCCCCGCTGTCAAAGCCAAAGTCAACAAGGGAGCTAACTGA
- the rplD gene encoding 50S ribosomal protein L4 — MQVELLNDQGQASTNVDVPETVFGRDYNEALIHQLVVAYQANARQGTRAQKDREMVKHSTKKPFKQKGTGRARAGMTSSPLWRGGGRIFPNSPDENFTQKLNKKMYRAGMASIFSQLVREGRLAVVDSIKVDSPKTKQLADKFKAMNLNHVLVIAEEIDENLYLASRNLPNVLVVEPRYADPVSLVHYKKVIVTKGAIDQLKEMFA, encoded by the coding sequence ATGCAAGTTGAACTCCTGAATGACCAGGGTCAAGCCTCCACCAACGTGGACGTGCCTGAAACCGTGTTTGGTCGCGACTACAACGAAGCGCTGATTCACCAGTTGGTGGTGGCTTATCAGGCCAATGCCCGCCAGGGTACGCGTGCTCAAAAAGACCGTGAAATGGTCAAGCACTCGACGAAGAAGCCGTTCAAGCAAAAAGGCACGGGCCGCGCCCGCGCCGGTATGACGTCTTCCCCGCTGTGGCGCGGAGGCGGTCGCATTTTCCCGAACAGCCCCGACGAAAACTTCACCCAGAAGCTCAACAAGAAGATGTACCGCGCCGGTATGGCGTCCATCTTCTCGCAACTGGTGCGTGAAGGCCGTCTGGCCGTGGTCGATTCCATCAAGGTCGACTCGCCCAAGACCAAGCAGCTCGCCGACAAGTTCAAGGCCATGAACCTGAACCACGTGCTGGTGATCGCCGAAGAGATCGACGAAAACCTGTACCTGGCTTCGCGCAACCTGCCCAACGTGCTCGTCGTTGAGCCGCGTTACGCCGATCCGGTGTCGCTGGTGCACTACAAGAAGGTGATCGTCACCAAGGGTGCCATCGACCAGCTCAAGGAGATGTTCGCATGA
- the rplW gene encoding 50S ribosomal protein L23, with protein MSVTKYDEGRLMQVLVAPIVSEKATQVAEQTNAVMFKVLRDASKPEIKAAVELMFKVQVKGVSVLNQKGKSKRFGKTIGRRDHVRKAYVTLMPGQELNFGGEAV; from the coding sequence ATGAGCGTCACGAAATACGACGAAGGCCGTCTGATGCAGGTCCTCGTGGCACCCATCGTGTCCGAGAAAGCCACGCAAGTCGCCGAGCAGACCAACGCCGTGATGTTCAAGGTGTTGCGCGATGCTTCCAAGCCCGAGATCAAGGCCGCTGTTGAACTGATGTTCAAGGTGCAGGTCAAGGGTGTTTCCGTGCTCAACCAGAAGGGCAAGTCCAAGCGTTTCGGCAAGACCATCGGTCGCCGCGACCACGTGCGCAAGGCCTATGTGACCTTGATGCCGGGCCAAGAGCTCAACTTTGGCGGGGAGGCTGTTTAA
- the rplB gene encoding 50S ribosomal protein L2, protein MAVIKMKPTSPGRRGMVKVTRDHLHKGEGFAPLLEPQFQKAGRNNNGHITTRHKGGGHKHHYRVVDFRRNKDGIPAKVERIEYDPNRTAHIALLCYADGERRYIIAPRGVEVGATLLSGSESPIRVGNTLPIRNIPVGSTIHCIELQVGKGAQIARSAGASAVLLAREGIYAQVRMRSGEVRKVHVDCRATIGEVSNQEHSLRQLGKAGVKRHMGIRPTVRGTAMNPIDHPHGGGEGKTGEGRAPVDPWGNLTKGYRTRNNRRTQSMIVSRRKK, encoded by the coding sequence ATGGCAGTTATCAAGATGAAACCGACTTCACCAGGCCGTCGCGGCATGGTGAAGGTCACGCGTGACCACCTCCACAAGGGTGAAGGTTTTGCGCCGCTGCTGGAGCCTCAGTTCCAGAAGGCCGGCCGCAACAACAACGGTCACATCACCACCCGCCACAAAGGCGGTGGTCACAAGCACCACTACCGTGTGGTGGATTTCCGTCGCAACAAGGACGGTATTCCGGCCAAGGTCGAACGCATCGAATACGACCCGAACCGCACCGCCCACATCGCGCTGCTGTGCTACGCCGACGGCGAGCGCCGCTACATCATCGCCCCGCGCGGTGTTGAAGTCGGTGCCACGCTGTTGTCGGGTTCGGAGTCGCCGATTCGTGTCGGCAACACCCTGCCGATCCGCAACATCCCGGTCGGTTCGACCATCCACTGCATCGAGCTGCAGGTTGGCAAGGGCGCGCAAATCGCCCGTTCCGCCGGCGCCTCGGCCGTGCTGCTGGCACGCGAAGGCATCTACGCCCAGGTGCGCATGCGCTCGGGTGAAGTGCGCAAGGTCCACGTGGACTGCCGCGCCACCATCGGTGAAGTGTCCAACCAGGAACACAGCCTGCGTCAGCTGGGCAAGGCCGGTGTGAAGCGTCACATGGGCATTCGCCCGACCGTTCGCGGTACTGCGATGAACCCGATCGACCACCCGCACGGTGGTGGTGAAGGCAAGACCGGCGAAGGCCGCGCTCCGGTGGATCCGTGGGGCAACCTGACCAAGGGCTATCGCACCCGCAACAACCGCCGCACGCAGTCGATGATCGTGTCGCGTCGCAAGAAGTAA
- the rpsS gene encoding 30S ribosomal protein S19 encodes MTRSLKKGPFVDHHLMAKVEKAVSTKDKKPVKTWSRRSMILPDFIGLTIAVHNGKQHVPVYITDQMVGHKLGEFSLTRTFKGHPADKKAKK; translated from the coding sequence ATGACACGCTCACTCAAAAAAGGCCCCTTCGTTGACCATCACCTGATGGCCAAAGTGGAAAAGGCCGTGTCCACCAAGGACAAAAAACCCGTCAAGACCTGGTCGCGTCGCTCCATGATCCTGCCCGATTTCATCGGGTTGACCATCGCCGTTCACAACGGCAAGCAGCACGTGCCCGTGTACATCACCGATCAGATGGTTGGACACAAGCTCGGCGAGTTCTCGCTGACGCGCACGTTCAAAGGCCATCCGGCCGATAAAAAAGCGAAGAAGTAA
- the rplV gene encoding 50S ribosomal protein L22, with protein sequence MSTETRSVVRGVRLSVDKGRLVADLIRGKKVDQALNILAFTQKKAAGIVKKALESAIANAEHNDGADIDELKVTTIYVEQGATLKRFSARAKGRGNRISKPTCHIYVTVGN encoded by the coding sequence ATGAGTACAGAAACCCGCTCTGTCGTTCGCGGCGTGCGCCTGTCGGTGGACAAAGGCCGACTGGTTGCCGACCTGATTCGCGGCAAAAAGGTCGACCAGGCCCTGAACATCCTGGCGTTCACGCAGAAGAAGGCCGCTGGCATCGTCAAGAAGGCCCTGGAGTCCGCCATCGCCAACGCTGAACACAACGACGGCGCCGACATCGACGAACTGAAGGTCACCACGATCTACGTCGAACAAGGTGCAACGCTCAAGCGCTTCTCGGCCCGCGCCAAAGGCCGCGGCAACCGCATCAGCAAACCCACGTGTCACATCTACGTGACGGTTGGCAACTGA
- the rpsC gene encoding 30S ribosomal protein S3, whose protein sequence is MGQKINPTGFRLAVSRNWASRWYASNRDFAGMLAEDIKVREYLKAKLKNAAVSRVVIERPAKNARITIYSARPGVVIGKKGEDIEKLKKELAAKLGVPVAVNIEEVRKPEIDAKLIADSITQQLEKRIMFRRAMKRAMQNAMRLGALGIKIMSSGRLNGIEIARCEWYREGRVPLHTLRADIDYGTSEAKTTYGVIGVKVWVYKGDTLGRNDAPVVAEAPRSEEERRPRGPRRERPAGPPARAAVRRPGANAAPADGSDKPAEATGGDTKPAVKRVRKDAPASAAADGKGE, encoded by the coding sequence ATGGGACAGAAAATCAACCCGACCGGGTTCCGCCTCGCAGTTTCCCGCAACTGGGCCAGCCGTTGGTACGCCAGCAACCGCGATTTCGCGGGCATGCTGGCCGAAGACATCAAGGTGCGTGAGTACCTCAAGGCCAAGCTGAAGAATGCCGCCGTCTCGCGCGTCGTGATCGAGCGTCCTGCCAAGAACGCACGCATCACCATCTACTCGGCACGTCCGGGTGTGGTGATCGGCAAGAAGGGCGAAGACATCGAGAAGCTGAAGAAAGAACTGGCCGCCAAGCTGGGCGTGCCGGTCGCGGTCAACATCGAGGAAGTGCGCAAGCCCGAAATCGATGCCAAGCTGATCGCCGACAGCATCACGCAGCAGCTCGAAAAGCGCATCATGTTCCGCCGCGCCATGAAGCGCGCGATGCAGAACGCCATGCGTCTGGGTGCCCTGGGCATCAAGATCATGTCGTCCGGTCGTCTCAACGGTATCGAAATCGCTCGCTGCGAGTGGTACCGCGAAGGCCGCGTGCCGCTTCACACCCTGCGCGCCGACATCGACTACGGCACGTCCGAAGCCAAGACCACCTATGGCGTCATCGGCGTCAAGGTCTGGGTCTACAAGGGCGACACCCTGGGTCGCAACGATGCGCCCGTGGTCGCGGAAGCGCCGCGTTCCGAAGAAGAGCGCCGTCCGCGCGGTCCGCGCCGCGAGCGTCCGGCAGGTCCTCCTGCCCGCGCAGCGGTTCGCCGCCCTGGCGCCAATGCCGCCCCGGCCGATGGCAGCGACAAGCCTGCCGAAGCCACGGGTGGTGACACCAAACCCGCCGTTAAGCGCGTTCGTAAAGACGCACCCGCATCTGCAGCTGCGGACGGCAAAGGAGAATAA
- the rplP gene encoding 50S ribosomal protein L16 has protein sequence MLQPARRKYRKEQKGRNTGVATSGATVAFGDFGLKSTDRGRLTARQIEAARRAISRHVKRGGRIWIRVFPDKPISQKPAEVRMGNGKGSVEYYVAEIQPGKVLYEIVGVPEQLAREAFTLAAAKLPLRTTFVTRLLGQ, from the coding sequence ATGTTGCAACCCGCTCGTCGCAAGTACCGTAAAGAGCAAAAAGGACGCAACACGGGCGTCGCCACCAGTGGCGCCACCGTGGCGTTCGGCGACTTCGGTCTGAAGTCCACCGACCGCGGCCGTCTGACGGCCCGCCAGATCGAAGCCGCACGCCGTGCCATTTCCCGTCACGTCAAGCGTGGCGGCCGCATCTGGATCCGCGTGTTCCCGGACAAGCCGATCTCCCAGAAGCCCGCCGAGGTCCGTATGGGCAACGGCAAGGGTTCGGTGGAGTACTACGTGGCTGAGATCCAGCCCGGCAAGGTGCTCTACGAGATCGTGGGTGTGCCCGAGCAGCTGGCGCGCGAAGCGTTCACGCTGGCCGCCGCCAAGCTTCCACTGCGCACCACGTTCGTGACGCGCCTGTTGGGTCAGTGA
- the rpmC gene encoding 50S ribosomal protein L29: protein MKTAELRQKDVAGLEAEVKSLQKAHFGLRMQKATQQLNNNATLGDTRRAIARAKTILAEKQRAAATAK, encoded by the coding sequence ATGAAAACTGCTGAACTGCGCCAAAAGGATGTGGCCGGCCTCGAAGCCGAAGTGAAATCGCTGCAAAAGGCCCACTTCGGTCTGCGCATGCAAAAAGCCACGCAACAACTCAACAACAACGCCACGCTGGGCGACACCCGTCGCGCGATTGCCCGAGCCAAGACCATCCTGGCCGAGAAGCAGCGTGCTGCGGCCACGGCCAAATAA
- the rpsQ gene encoding 30S ribosomal protein S17, with protein MTEAKTSLKRTLVGKVVSDKRAKTVTVLVERRVKHELYDKIVAKSSKYHAHDENGEYKTGDVIEITESRPLSKTKNWVATRLVQKAALV; from the coding sequence ATGACGGAAGCTAAAACATCCCTCAAGCGCACCTTGGTTGGCAAGGTGGTCAGCGACAAGCGTGCCAAGACCGTGACGGTTCTGGTCGAGCGCCGTGTGAAGCACGAGCTCTACGACAAGATCGTTGCCAAGTCGAGCAAGTACCACGCACACGACGAAAACGGCGAATACAAGACGGGCGACGTGATCGAGATCACCGAAAGCCGTCCGCTGTCCAAGACGAAGAACTGGGTGGCCACGCGTCTGGTGCAGAAAGCCGCACTGGTGTAA
- a CDS encoding peroxiredoxin, whose protein sequence is MIQVGDKIPAATLMEYVEVEGNGCSIGPNPVDTQKASAGKTIAVFGLPGAFTPTCSAKHVPGYVEQFDAFKAAGVDEIWCLSVNDAFVMGAWARDQKTGDKVRMLGDGDAAFAKATGLTLDLTGKGLGLRSNRYSMLVKDGVVQTLNIEGPGKFEVSDAATLLAQARAAG, encoded by the coding sequence ATGATCCAGGTGGGAGACAAGATTCCGGCGGCCACGCTGATGGAGTACGTCGAGGTGGAAGGCAATGGCTGCAGCATCGGTCCGAATCCGGTCGATACGCAGAAGGCCAGTGCGGGCAAGACCATCGCCGTGTTTGGTTTGCCCGGTGCGTTCACGCCCACCTGCTCGGCCAAGCATGTGCCCGGTTATGTGGAGCAGTTCGACGCGTTCAAAGCGGCGGGCGTGGACGAAATCTGGTGCCTGAGCGTGAACGATGCGTTCGTCATGGGGGCCTGGGCCCGCGACCAGAAGACCGGCGACAAGGTTCGCATGCTCGGTGACGGCGATGCCGCTTTCGCCAAGGCCACCGGCCTGACGCTGGACCTGACGGGCAAAGGCCTGGGTCTGCGCAGCAACCGCTATTCCATGCTGGTCAAGGATGGCGTGGTGCAGACGCTGAACATCGAGGGGCCTGGCAAGTTCGAAGTGAGCGACGCAGCTACCTTGCTGGCACAGGCACGCGCGGCCGGCTGA
- a CDS encoding GNAT family N-acetyltransferase, whose amino-acid sequence MTEPASAEITLHLAQTPEDIEAARALFLDYQADLGIDLCFQGFATELDHLPGEYAEPAGGLMLARVDGAPAGCCAFRPLANSDHLNACEMKRLFVRRAFRGFGLGRQLVEQIMSRAQLAGYTTMLLDTLSDMEAARALYQEAGFIEVPPYYHNPLPGAHYLKVAL is encoded by the coding sequence ATGACCGAGCCCGCTTCCGCCGAGATCACCCTGCACCTGGCCCAAACCCCGGAAGATATCGAAGCCGCGCGAGCGCTTTTCCTCGACTACCAGGCCGATTTGGGCATTGATCTGTGTTTCCAGGGTTTCGCGACCGAACTCGACCATTTGCCCGGCGAATACGCTGAACCGGCGGGTGGCTTGATGCTGGCACGGGTGGACGGCGCGCCCGCGGGTTGCTGCGCGTTTCGCCCGCTGGCCAACAGCGACCACCTCAACGCCTGTGAAATGAAACGCCTGTTCGTGCGTCGCGCGTTTCGCGGTTTCGGACTGGGCCGGCAACTGGTCGAGCAGATCATGTCGCGCGCGCAGTTGGCCGGCTACACCACCATGCTGCTCGACACCCTGAGCGACATGGAAGCCGCACGCGCGCTTTACCAGGAAGCCGGCTTCATCGAGGTTCCGCCCTACTACCACAACCCCTTGCCCGGTGCGCACTACCTCAAAGTCGCTTTGTGA
- a CDS encoding cytochrome b/b6 domain-containing protein, protein MHTVRVWDLPTRLFHWVLAVCVVAQLITANVGGNWMNWHLRVGYAVLTLLLFRLVWGFVGGHWSRFSSFAYAPRVVWSYLRGRSRSPEHRVGHNPLGALSVFALLAILLAQVGTGLFSDDEIAFTGPLVAWVSGDTVSLATSYHKSVGKLFVLVLVALHLLAIGYYKLVKKERLVRPMIDGDKQVRTPVPSARDTTRTRLLALAVLTLCAVAVNRLVGLGVATAF, encoded by the coding sequence ATGCACACCGTTCGCGTCTGGGACCTGCCCACCCGCCTGTTTCATTGGGTGCTGGCGGTCTGTGTCGTCGCTCAACTCATCACCGCCAATGTCGGCGGCAACTGGATGAACTGGCATCTGCGCGTGGGCTATGCCGTCCTGACCCTGCTGCTGTTTCGCCTGGTGTGGGGGTTTGTGGGCGGACACTGGTCGCGTTTTTCCAGTTTTGCCTATGCGCCGCGCGTGGTGTGGTCGTATCTCCGGGGTCGGTCCCGCAGCCCCGAGCACCGGGTCGGCCACAACCCGCTGGGCGCCCTGTCGGTGTTCGCCTTGCTGGCCATCCTGCTGGCCCAGGTCGGTACCGGCCTGTTCAGCGACGACGAGATCGCCTTCACAGGCCCGCTGGTGGCCTGGGTCTCGGGCGACACCGTGAGCCTGGCCACCAGTTACCACAAGAGCGTCGGCAAGCTGTTTGTGTTGGTGCTCGTTGCCTTGCATCTGCTGGCCATCGGCTACTACAAGCTGGTCAAGAAGGAGCGGCTGGTCCGGCCCATGATCGACGGCGACAAGCAGGTGCGGACTCCCGTGCCCAGCGCGCGGGACACGACGCGCACCCGCCTGCTCGCGTTGGCCGTGTTGACGCTGTGTGCGGTGGCGGTGAACAGGCTGGTCGGGCTTGGGGTGGCCACGGCCTTTTGA